The Streptomyces sp. A2-16 sequence GCTGTCGTAGACCGGGATGTCGAAGATCTCGGCCTGGTGCCGGGCCACGGCGGCGACCAGGGCGCCCCAGTCGGTGACCTGGGGATCGCCCGGGGTCTTCTGCTCGGCGAGCATCAGCAGCCAGGCGAGATCGATGTGCAGATCGCTCAACGACCCTCGTGTTCCTTGCTCTCCTTGCCGAACTCCTCCGCGAACACGGATTCGTACTGCTTCATGAAATCGGCCGCGGCCTCCACGAAGGCCTGACCCGCCTCGCCGGTGTCCTTCATGACCAGTTCCTCGATGTAGCGGTTCACGCTCACGCCTCGGGCGAGGGCACGTTCACGGGCGGCGCGGGCGGTGCCCTCGTCCACCCGCACGTTCAACTGAGTCTTCGCCATACCTCGAAGCTAGCGCCGATCCGCTAGCACCCGCAAGGGGTGCCCCGGGAGCAGGGAGGCGCCCCGGGAGCAGGAGGGTGCCCCTTACACGGGTATCAGGGGCCCGACCTGGGGCGGAGGACGCCTCGGCCGCACGGGGGATATCGAGTGTGGGGCGGATCACACTACCCTCGCCCCATGGCAACTGCTGCGGACGCCCTCGACCCCGCTCCGACCGACGCACCCGCGGCCCGCGCCCGCGGTCTGACCAAGGCGTACGGCTCGGGCGAGACGGCCGTGCTCGCGCTGGACTCGGTGGACGTGGACATCGCACGGGGCCGTTTCACCGCGGTCATGGGCCCCTCTGGCTCCGGGAAGTCCACGTTGATGCACTGCCTGGCGGGGCTCGACAGCGTGTCGGCCGGCCAGGTCTGGCTCGGGGGCACCGAGATCACCGGGCTCAAGGACCGCGAGCTGACCCGGCTGCGCCGGGACCGGATCGGGTTCATGTTCCAGTCGTTCAACCTGATCCCGACGCTCAACGCGGTGGAGAACATCACCCTGCCCATGGACATCGCGGGCAAGAAGCCCGACGAGAAGTGGCTGGACCAGGTCATCGACACCCTGGGCCTGCGGGACCGGCTCAAGCACCGGCCCGCCCAGCTCTCCGGCGGTCAGCAGCAGCGGGTCGCCTGTGCCCGTGCGCTGGCCTCCCGCCCCGAGCTGATCTTCGCCGACGAGCCGACCGGCAACCTCGACTCGCGTGCGGGCCTGGAGGTCCTCGGCTTCCTGCGCGAGGCCGTCGACCAGCTCGGCCAGACCGTTGTCATGGTCACCCACGACCCCGGCGCCGCCGCCCACTCCGACGTGGTGCTCTTCCTCGGCGACGGACGGATCGTGGACAGCATGGAGCGCCCCACGGCGGAGGCGGTGCTGGAGCGCATGAAGCGGTTCGACGGGATCCGCGGCCAGTTCGACGAGACACCTCCCGAAGAGACGTCCCTCGACAGGACGCCTCTCGAGAAACCCGACAGGACACCCCTCGAAAAAGAGGCACCCGGAGCCGGGGAGGCCTGAGCCCGTGCTGAAGGCGACGCTCCGCAGTTTCCTCGCTCACAAGGGACGGCTGCTGCTCTCCGCGCTGGCCGTGGTCCTGTCCGTGGCGTTCGTCTCGGGCAGCCTGATCTTCTCCGACACCCTGAGCCGCACCTTCGACCGGCTCTTCGCCTCGACCGCGCCCGATCTCACGATCAGTCCCAAGGAAGACCTGCGCGAGGCCATCCCGTCCGGGACGACGGCCACTCTGCCGGCCGCGCTGGCGGACCGGGTGGCCCGGGTCGACGGGGTCGCCGCCGCGCGCTTCGACGCCGAGGACGACGGCATCACCGTCGCCGACGCCGAGAACGAGTCGGTGGGCTCGACCACCGGCGCCCCCACCGTCGGCACCGACTGGAACCCGACCTCGCGCAGCCCCGTGAAGCTCACCTCCGGCCATGCCCCGCACGGGCCGGCCGAGGCACTGCTCGACTCGGAGACCGCCGACCGCAAGGACCTGCGCATC is a genomic window containing:
- a CDS encoding ABC transporter ATP-binding protein — protein: MATAADALDPAPTDAPAARARGLTKAYGSGETAVLALDSVDVDIARGRFTAVMGPSGSGKSTLMHCLAGLDSVSAGQVWLGGTEITGLKDRELTRLRRDRIGFMFQSFNLIPTLNAVENITLPMDIAGKKPDEKWLDQVIDTLGLRDRLKHRPAQLSGGQQQRVACARALASRPELIFADEPTGNLDSRAGLEVLGFLREAVDQLGQTVVMVTHDPGAAAHSDVVLFLGDGRIVDSMERPTAEAVLERMKRFDGIRGQFDETPPEETSLDRTPLEKPDRTPLEKEAPGAGEA
- a CDS encoding antitoxin; translated protein: MAKTQLNVRVDEGTARAARERALARGVSVNRYIEELVMKDTGEAGQAFVEAAADFMKQYESVFAEEFGKESKEHEGR